ataaattggctcaggtctcaaaaccactaagagaaatcaaacacgaccgatgcacgcggtccacaacaagagaatctcccataggagtagacatataaacatgggaactcaaagaatcttgcgatacgcccaaatatggtgtaaaataagaggacacataggaatatgtagagcctgggtcaaataatactgacgcactctatgacagactggaacaatacctgtaatgacagaatcagaagcgactatctctgtacgagcaggaagggcataatatctggcccggcctccccctctagggcgacctctacctccccgaccttcACCTTGggatggctgagcaggtggggtggcagctggtgctgtaatcatagcttgaggacctggtggagcacgctgtggctgagaggtatgtggaggtgcaccccctaaatctggggcaatccctcaccatatggcaagaaagaactatcctgtccacgaccttgagttagcagctgtTGTATatgccctaaagatttggcgccattatttgtacggtgttccttgtgagatttacaccgatcaccggagtctgtacaagtagaaggatcttaatttgcatcagaggaggtggttggagctgcttaaggattatgatatcaccattttataccaccctgggaaggccaatgtggtggccgatactttgagtcgccgggtagagagtttggggagcttagaatatctaccagcagcagagaggcacgtggcgttggatgttcaggccttagccagccagtttgtgagattggatatttccgagccgagtcgagtattggcttgtgtggtctctcggtcctccctttatgatcgtatcagggaacgtcagtatgatgacccccatctgcttgtccttaaggatacggtctagcacggtgatgctaaggaggtcactattggagatgatggtgcattgaggatgcagggcaggctaagtgtgcccaatgtagatggtttacgtgagttgattcttcaggaggctcacagctcgcggtactctattcatccgagtgccgcgaagatgtatcaggacctgaggcagcattattggtggaggaggatgaagaaagacatagtagagtatgtggctagatgtctaaattgccagcaggtaaagtatgagcatcaacgaccaggtgggttgctgtAGAAGATAGATATtccaaagtggaaatgggagcggatcattatggactttattattggtctcccacggactcagcgaaagtttgatgcagtttgggtgattgtggacaggctgaccaagtcagctcatttcattcctgtgatgactacctattcttccgagcaactAGCTTAAATCTACATctgtgagatcgtcaggcttcatggcggaCCAATATCaattatctctgaccggggtacgcagtttatatcatggttctggagagctgtacaacatAAGTTGGGTACTTGGATTGAGTTaagcacagcatttcaccctcaaacggacgggcagtccgatcgcactattcagatattagaggatatgctttgtgcgtgtgtgatagattttgggggtgcttgggaccagttctttccacttgcggagtttgcttacaacaacagttatcagtctagcattcatatggcaccatatgaggctctgtatggtaggcagtgtcggtccccagtgggttggttcgagccgggcgaggccagattattgggtacggacttagttcaggatgccttgaaaaaggttaaggtgattcaggatagacttcatatagcccagtccagacagaagagctacgcggaccgaaaggttcgtaatgttacattcatggttggagagcgggtgtTGCTCCGGATTTCTCCTATGAATGGCGTTATGAGAtttagaaagaagggcaagctgagcccaaggtttattagtccttttgaggtgttgcggcatgttggggaggttgattatgagcttgccttacctcccatccTAGCAGGAgtccatccggtatttcatgtttcgatgctccagaagtatcgCGGTGATTCGACtcacgtattggatttcagctcagtccaattggacaaggatctatcttatgttgaagaattttagacaggcaggtcagaaagctaaggtcaaagaacattgcttccatgaAGTTTCAGTGGAGGGGACatccgatcgaggaggcgacttgggagaccgagcaggatatgtgcagccgttatcctcatcttttcaccacttcatgtatgtctctattctcgttcgaggatgaacgattgttttaagagggggaggatgtaacgactcggccggtcattttgagagttagagcccgaACCCTTATTAACTGATTTCtccatatttatttctgctattgtgacttaccgggatgattggttttgagtttcggggtattttgggacacttagtccctaaatgagagcttaagtcttagaatttggatcgtagtcggaactatatgaagacggtttcaaaatggaattccgtcgattccgttagctccgttgggtgattttgggcttaggggcgtgtctggaatgtgttttgggggcccgtagctcatttagatttgaaatggcgaaagtcgaaattttggagttttggaccggtagtggaaattttgatatcggggtcggaatccgatttcagaagttggagtaggtccgtagtattGAATataacttttgtgcaaaatttggggtcaatcggacgttgtTTGGTCGGTTTCGGCATCAATTGTAGAATGTTCAACTTTTAAGTTCTTAAgatttgaattggaggatgattcacgatttttagcgttgtttgatgtgatttgagggctcaactaagcTTGTATGgcactttaggattggttggtatgtttggttggggtcccgaaggcctcgggcttgtttcggatgctcaacgggtcatttttggacttaaggagtTGGCAGTTTTTACTGGTGTTCTGTagctggtttccttcatcgcgatcgcatgaGAAGGCTCGCGATCGCATAAAGTAACTGGGAGACCAGCTGGGTTATCTCTTCGCGTTCGCCAAGAATGGGACGTGATCGCGTAGGTTCGTCAGgttatgcatcgcgaacgcgtaggctaggCCGCATTCGCGAAAAAGAAATAAGGCAGCAATGGAATTGgatgttgttcttcgcgatcgcgtgaggtcagtcgcgatcgcgtaagtctgaGAAGCTATTTCATCGCGTTCGAGTGGAGagttacgcgatcgcgtagagttaatttctgtagcagcaaagttgttcttcgcgatcatgaggctatttccgcgatcgcgattaaggaatcactgggTAGTGTTAAAGTCTCCAAAAACGGGGGTtctgccatttttatcaaaaaattGAGTTggaagctcggatttggacgaggtattgagggattttcagagatatcgattgggtaacgatttttaactcctttatggttatattccactaatctatggttgatttcatcatttaatttcgaattttggagttgaaattgggaaaattttggaaaaacttattcaacaaagatttcgagttttgaaagggtatttgtggtcggatttgagtaatttttatatggttagactagtgagtgaatgggtgttcgtattttgtgacttttaccagatttcgagatgtgggccccacgggcgatttttgagttaatttcgtaatttttgttaaagtattgatttcattaattagatgagtctattatggttgtatttatgatatgtaattgcttttgtctagatttgggccattcagagtcagatATTCATCGGAAAGGCATTGTAACCAATaaattgagcttggttcgaggtaagtggcttgcctaactttgtgtgggggaaatccccgtaggatttgtactgtttttgatatatgagcgacgtgtacgtgaggtgacgagtgcgtacacgagctagttgtggaaaaacccgattttcttactgagcagcaacctgttttcctttttattttgagttataccatttttatgagtactaatctatattcattcttaattgagttattccaatatgtgtagctatgctgtttagtctaatacaacatgtctacgtgtcttaattgatTATGtcaactctgtgcagcatgcttagtgaatttcctgctttttccttgactggtacttagtctaaatcataAGATTTCACGATGTAGTTatatttctattgtttgcgctgcatatttactttgggactacggaacggtatttcgggagatccccttgtactgcatatttactttgggactacggaacggtattccaggagattccttgtactgcacatttacttttTGGACTACAagacagtatctcgggagatcccctgttgttatctctgtgtattGAGCTATTGTCTTCTAcgatttcattcttgttaaatttcagtctttattttactgcggtatttcattctatcttgttttattatatatatactagtagggccctgatctagcctcgtcattactcgaccgaggttaggcttggcacttattgggtatcgattgtggtgtacttatgctactCTCTGCATATGTTTTTCTTGTGCAGATCCACGTGCTCCTTATCAGTCACATTGTCAGTGAGCCGAGACAgctttggagatttcaaggtatatttgtcgcgtccgcagacctcagaatccccttctactcttcccaatgtccattatcttttgtatttttcttttgatagactctgatgtatagagactaaatttttccttctctagtttgtgattcacgatgttcctggttttgggatttgttgtgtactTTTAAACGATTAATTGTTaaaattatgttttcatttcatcaTACGGAAATGTTagtttacctagtcgtagaggctAGGTGTGACAGttagcttacctagtcgtagaggccTAGTCGTAGAGGCTAGGTGTGACAGTTagcttacctaatcgtagaggctaggtgccgtcacgacgtcatacgAAAATGttagcttacctagtcgtagaggctAGATGCCGTCGTGaaatttaggtcgtgacaaaatatatatatacatgaccGTTACAGAGCTGCACCAACTTGCATTAAGAATCGGCCATTTTATTGAAAATTACGAGGAGAATTTACGAAGGTTACTTGCATTAAGAATCGGCCATTTTATTGAAATTACAAGAAGGATAGTTAAGAAGTTTTTTTACTGGCTGAGGTAAGGCAGCAATAAGTATTCTTCtactaataaaaaagaaaatgtgataaaataccGGTTggaacaaaaatattatttttcccgTCCTAATTTACGTGATACCACTCAGATTATAATTCTAATTTATGCTGGTACCATTCAAATTTCAAACAAACGTGACAAATACCCGATAAAACACAATTATTATTTCCTCCATCCCAATTTGTATGTGGTATGTTGGAATTCCAATACTGCTGGAGTCTTGGATTCGGATTCATTTTTGAACATGAAAATAGAGAAAATTCTGATTAAAAAGTGATCATTTTTCCTCTAATGAGTGGATTAGTGGAACCGCAGAATTCAAAATAACCTATGGTTATAAAGCCCGAAAAAACAATTAAGCTGCTGAAAAGAAAGCACCTCGCCTTTTATTACACAGAAAAACTAAATGCTGCAAACACTTGAAAGAAGCATTAAACACTACACAAAGTATAGAATACATGGACATATTAATCGAAAAAACACGGAAATTAAACACTCCAGATTTTATCTCATTTTGACTACAGCACCATTAGAATTCAGATCATAAGAGTAGTTGCATGCATATGTGAGCCGATCAAGTTCTAGCAGTTTCTTGAATCTTCTGTCCACCTCTCTGTCCCATATGACCAGCAGTGTCCTGCACCCTCCGCTTTGCATGCTCCATCTGCTCTGCTGCTGGACCTGTGATTCTCCTCATATAGTTAATGATCCACGAGAGCGACGACAGCGCCGTTATTCCAAAGGCGCCGGAAGTCAAGAATCCAGTGACGGCCAACGCGATTGTCAGGGCAGCGGGGACCAAAACCGGGCTGAACAGTAAGAAAACCGGCGTAGCGACTGCAAGCCCGATCAGAGTTCCGGCGAGCGTCAGTCCAGCAAGGCAGAGGAGGGCCCCACCAACAGGGAAGAGAGTGACGACAGCAAGGACTTGGGATTTAGAGGGACCCCTTTGAGGAAGAAGGCTCTTGATTGCCTCCGTCGGGTGGCCCACTTGcatctgctgctgctgctgctgttgctggTGGCGCTGGTGTTGCTCAGCCATGGACGGCGGTGAAGGGCGGATTCTTTAATTAATAAAGATTGAGATAAATGATAGTAAATGAGAAGGTGAAATAAGATATGAGAGGGAGGGAAGAAGGTGGGGAATGAATATAAAGAGAGAGGAAAATGGACGCGTGGGAGAAGGAGTGACACATGTTGGTGAGAAGGAGTGTAGCTTCTGCATGAGGAAATGGTTTTAGCAGAGAGATGGCTTCGGAAGTCTCAAGTCTTGGCATTTCcctcttttgttattttcttgaGGGTTGGCACTTGGCAGTTGCTActctcttttttattttgctCTCTTTCAAATCTCTTCGGCGCTATACTTTTCCTTTTCTACGTGGTGGTTTTCTAACCTTCTCTACTTATTTAGTAGAGCCTTGACCTGTGAAATCAGTTCAACGTAGCCCGCTATTTGGATAAGATTGGTTTGGGCCGGGATTGTTTTCTCTCACTTAAAATTAAGGCTTATAAATCAGGTTCAATTTAGCCCGTTGGCCCTCGAGGTTTGATCGAGGCTAGGCCTAAATCGCCCGTAGGCCTAAAATTAATTACattcaaatttaaatatttaatattttaaaaaagtaaaaataaaaaaaaatattaactatatAATCCTCATTCTCCAACCTTAGATTGCTCATTTACCCTTACACATCAACTAGAATTTAAATTTTTGATATGTATGTAATATGACaagattagtttttcttttgtttaattaaCAACGAACTAGGAaagttttaaataataatttttttcaaaagaaaatattattttaagtgGCAAATGATTAGTTTGGttactttaatatattattaataattaaacTGCTCTTCGATATAGAAAAAGGTCAAGTTTTACTACCAATCTCCTGTTCTTCGATGAAGGGTCTTTTCCCTTCTCACTGAATATGAGTCGCCGACTCATTCTTCAATATTTTTTTGGTGTTCTTGGCTCCTTCACTATCCCCAAAAAAATTGACAACACTAGcaaatttcatgaattttaaaagttttatggACTATAATGATGAAATCAGCAAATGATGTTAAACCTAAATTAAAAAATCTCAACATAAACTTATTGAAGCAATCCCTGAACTTGAGGAAAGTGAAAGAaaagtattaaaaatatattcatgtaacgttaaaaaagaagagctagagatatagagaattaagaaaaaaaattctaaaaacaTTGAATGGCTGGCTTACTCTAGCCCGCGGCCTTTTTAGGGTTGGGTTGGCCTTTTTAAGACCCATTTAGATGGAGGGCCGGCTCATCCTAGTCCACCAAATTTAAAAGCCCGTGAGGCTTGGTTTGGACTGGACTGGCTCGTTTTGACAACTCTattatttagtatattttcaaTTTTAAATAGACGACTGgattcaatatttatttttttatcttgtATAAATAAATTATATCTTATTATATATGTCTACATATGATTTATGTACATATTATATATTTACCTATTATTAGTTTAAGCGGTGGATGAACCATTATCTTGGATCAATTCCGTATCAGAAGGCAGGAATAGAAGGGCCTTTCTGCTGTGGCCCAAGAAACTACTGCATTGTCTATACTTGCGCGCTAGTTTGGGCCTTCTTAGATATGGTGCTGGGTTCGACTATTTGGACAATGTTATATTTGATTCTAACTGGACTTGAACTCTTAATTTAGTCTCCATGCGAGGTGTGTCCTAATAGAAATTCAAAATGATTTGTTCGGTAACTGGGTTTCCTGCATCGTACGACACTTATGCTTATAGACGTTTGAATAATTGCACGATCCAAATATGCTTAACATTCTGTATTAGATAAATAGCcaacattatactgaattcaagttttatcaaccgaaaatattaaaaaaaacaaataaaaattacaCGCTCTGTGTAATTTGACTACTACCAACAAGTTGCTGGCCATTTATTCCTAAAACCATGTTCAGTGCAAAAATTTACTCGCCGTTGGTTTTAAATGATATAATTGTATGCATATTTTCAAACAGTCAGTATATAATATGTACACCTTTTATATACGCTCTTACTCAGCTGAAATCCAGAGGCACGTATATAACTGGATGGAGTTTGTAATAATTTCAGAACAGATTATGCTTGGGGGTTCTATCGCAAAATCATTTGATAAGACAATGGATTAGGTCCTTTTAGTAGAAGACCAGGGGAGGAGAATGTATAATCAACCTTCATAGACAAAATGATTAGTTCTTCAAAAATTATAATCAGCAGCAATTAAGATTTAGGAATGTCAAGATGCACGGTTGGACTGATTTAGATGGGTTTAAATGGACATAATTAATTAAATGGGTAGTTACTTGAGCTGAAATAAACTGGATCAAAATGGGCTTAATAATGGATCGTGCCCAATTATCCAAACACTAAATAAgtttcaattattttttttactttattataaTTTGTATTATTTCCAAACAAAACTAAATAAGTATTTGACAAGTTTTATTGTGAATCAATCTGGATTAACTTGAGTTGAACCCGAATAGACCCACCATAAAACAGCTGCAAAACGTCCAAACTTGGACGAGGCATATTTTCATGGGCTAATTTCCTCACCCCAAAAGCAGCAACTCCTAACTAAACCGATCATCAACAATGACTTCGAGGGACAAGGTCCTACCTTCGGTCTTAAAATCTTTTGACTTTTGAtaccaaaatttaacttttaagtgGACTAACTCACCACTGAACCAGTGATGTAAAATCCATCACTAAAATTCACGCCTCCTTCTGACAATAAAAGGAAATTTGCATGAACATAAGTGAAACACTCATTGTACTCCGCTATCAAGTTATCCATCAATCTTTATAGAAGTAGCGTCCCATTTCATTCGGGGTAAGAATTTGTTTCCATTAATGTTTATTCAATCATGTCCCTCTACTTACTCGGTGCAATCCTTCTCAGACGTGAGTCATATGTGTTGGGATTTACATTTATGTCAATTGGTTATAGCTTGAAAGTATGGTGATCACTCCAGTAGTGAATAAATAAAAGGTCtgatattatattattttgtgtatgaATAAGCAATGTCTAATAAATATTGATATTTGACTCTTTATAAATAGAGGTCAAACCCACTTTTCCTAGCTATTTGAACCCTAGCGTCTTCTGTCTCTTGAATATGTGGTAACGATTGACGTCTCATCAGTCAAGTTCTTCGTCCTGTAAGAGCAAGTAGCTAGTGGATTTTTTGGAAGTTAATTTCAGGCTTAATCGTTGTTTGCTACCGCTAGGGGTGTttataaaaacccgaaaaatcgaaccaaacagaaaaccgaaccaaaccgaccaaaaaaaccgatacCTTTTAGGTTTAGTTTGGTTTtgcttttaaattttaaaaatcgatcaaatttggtttgattttggtttttatcaaaaaataaccgaaaaaccccgaaccaaaccgactgtaaaagtagctatttaaatttattaaacacctatatatatgtatatttttatataaagtttctaaaattgtatggtacatattagtcatttgtatttttagtctagttctttgctattataataatctaattctttgccttctagtttgattggtagttttcttttgctaagtacaagaatttatttcatgttaaaataatcgatttttaattgagtacctaaattattcatcactatttgagccaattatcatcaatatatcttggtaaatgatagatttctcaaagagcaattggtttgatagcgttacgttgaaaatgtagtcaccggaatatgcgtttggtagtgtatgtctcatatttaagaaataaataactgaaaaaatcgaaaaatcaaATCGATAAAAaatcgacttaattggtttggtttggttctaatatttgaaaaaccgacttacttggtttggtttctttttaggaaaaaaccgATTCAAAccaaaccatgaacacccctagctACCGCTGCTGAATCGATATATTTAAACGATATGCGTATCTGAACCTAACTCAAGATTATGTCTTTGTACTGGCATGGTAACGGAAAAACTAATCTTACAATATGTTCGAGTCAGTTCAACCATTAAAAACCGAAATTTATATTTCagtttctctctttcttttttttcaaaaaaaggacaaataaataaactaatgtgTAGTTTGGCCCACAATGATTGGTAGAGATATGTAGGAGAAGGCGTGCAATAGGTGCAGTCTCCCTACTAACCAGGTATAAATTTTCTATTTAAGCAGAAAAAAATTCTCATTCGTTATGCTtatgaaaaagaatattttagGAATAAAAAAAGGCCCATCAAAGAATGTTTTGACCATGAGCTATTGATTGAGACCTACTTCTAGATGTGGTAGGGCATCTTAATTTTCTAGACCTTAACCTAAAAGGGAATATACAACACCTTTACTAAGTTCTTTTTGAGTGTAAATTAAGAATGATAATATTATAATTGTACAATAAAACTATAGTTGCTTTTAGCTAGATTCATGGCATAATTGATAGCGTCCTCTAGTCACAAAAACATTATGAGTAAAAGTAACTATTTTACCTATTCGTTCCCAAAGTATCGTTGCAAATGTAGCCACAGTAAAATGGGCCCATGGTGGTTGCATGTTTTTGGCTGCCAAAAAGGAGAGGAACAATTGAACAAGGAACATATAAACAAGTAAACAaccttaattatttcttttagcaTATCAGAAGTTCTCACGATTAGTTAGTTTAATTTCCAGAAACTTATTGGGAGAAATtagaataaaatacaaaaaataagcaGACAAAAAATAGATTTTAGCCTAACTCAACTGTAAAGGTTAGTTTTTCCCAAAACTATATAAAGGGACCATCCCATTTCCCATCTCGGGAGGAAATCTTAAGCGTAGTGAGTATAACATGAGGGCACTATATTGGATAAACAATGAATTAGAATGGGTCTAACTCTGAGGGTGAAGCTACCTAATAGATCACCCTTCGTCAAAAAATTACACTgtgtatataaataaaaatattagattttagatgtatataatatatattgaacaccctCTGTCgaatttctttttacttctttcaaGTCTGAACACCCTTGAAGAAATTTTTGGCTCCGCCCCTATGTGATACCAtgataagaaaataaattttaagcctaattcaaccaaaaaaaaaacatatgaggTGAGTATTGTCCAAGATCATATAAAGAAATCATCTCATTCTTAAAGAACCAATGTgggattaaattaaaaatatttaacaatTTGACGCTCgttttttattttcattctttctttgtgCATGGAAAAACGCATTTATCAAGGAGTTTGAGAATGAGCATCGAGTAAAATTATTGACCGCTTTGCTCTCATTGAATAAAATCATTGACTGCTTTCCTCAGCTGATTTTCGCTCTAGTGGATATATTGACGCGCTTTTATCAGTTTTGAACTCAATTTAAGtttaaaagaacaaaaaagaaactGGAGGTGATTGAATCAATAACGCATCCTTGTTTGAATTAGTAACTATTTTTGGCGATCAATTCATTCAATTTAGTTGTTAGTTAAGTCGAGTCAAACTGTCATGATTCTTCAGATCTTAAGGTTTATTATCTTCGAGGTGAGGTAATGATATTTGAAAAGACTCTCCTAATTATTGTTTATTCTTTCCTAAAACAAAAAAGTTATGTAATTTTCCCCTTTTGTTTTACTTACTCTTTATTTTGTGTATTCAATTTTcctcaatttcccccttttgacTCTCCTAATTATTGTCTAGTTGCTTCCTAAAAGTTGTGCACATTATGTTATATTTCTATATCAATTAATTGATGTCCAGGATTAATAAGTAGCAGAAGAAGTGCGAAATTGTAATAGCAAAAAttaatttttccaatttaagacTTGCAGATCCAGTACTGAGTAGATGctcattttggttttttgtgACAGCCATTTCTTCAAAGTCGTAAAGGTTTTAAGGATTTATATTCGCATATTAGGATAACAACCTTGATCGGCCACTGGAATTGAAATAATTTTACTGGATTTGATTCCCATTAAATAaatgaagaagataaaatcatattCTTTCCAAATGTGAAACTTTACCTTGGGCACAATTGGTTAGAAATTTGGTGAGGTAATTAGGAGCCGTTTGTCCATAAATATTTTTTCTTCCGGAAACTCACCTTCAAAATATTGTTTGCTT
This DNA window, taken from Nicotiana tabacum cultivar K326 chromosome 4, ASM71507v2, whole genome shotgun sequence, encodes the following:
- the LOC107780619 gene encoding oleosin H2-like, with product MAEQHQRHQQQQQQQQMQVGHPTEAIKSLLPQRGPSKSQVLAVVTLFPVGGALLCLAGLTLAGTLIGLAVATPVFLLFSPVLVPAALTIALAVTGFLTSGAFGITALSSLSWIINYMRRITGPAAEQMEHAKRRVQDTAGHMGQRGGQKIQETART